One stretch of Nicotiana tabacum cultivar K326 chromosome 18, ASM71507v2, whole genome shotgun sequence DNA includes these proteins:
- the LOC107827951 gene encoding wall-associated receptor kinase 4, which yields MMNFKNSSTFISCILLIIFPSLISSQACQRFCGNIPMKYPFGTGPGCGDPRFQPFITCNNQQLTFKTHTGCYPVTSIDYNSQVLYISDPSMSTCACTQPSKGFSLDWKAPFNFHDETVFALLDCSTDSSPIYQSNGGMNSTFPLCDSSQGDPVCSLLYSCEAMSRLNLPTSTCCVYTPVDLGPSFEMDLEKLHCTSYSALYGFNGQDANPQAWKYGVALKYKFNFNNDYPEMCASCEKTNGVCGYCGPYNSFICNCPSGVNTTTDCFLGVPWNNSFRTVPWQTGLLLINALGWYITLALM from the exons ATGATGAATTTCAAGAATTCTTCCACTTTTATCTCCTGCATTTTACTCATTATTTTTCCTTCATTAATCTCATCACAAGCATGCCAAAGATTTTGTGGCAACATACCGATGAAATATCCCTTTGGCACTGGACCTGGCTGTGGCGATCCGCGTTTCCAGCCGTTCATTACCTGCAACAATCAGCAGCTCACATTCAAAACTCACACTGGATGCTATCCTGTCACATCCATAGATTACAACAGCCAAGTTTTATACATCAGTGATCCTTCTATGTCAACCTGTGCTTGTACACAGCCAAGCAAAGGTTTCAGTTTAGACTGGAAAGCACCATTCAACTTTCATGATGAAACAGTTTTTGCTTTGCTCGATTGCTCAACTGATTCTTCGCCAATTTATCAGTCCAACGGAGGGATGAATTCGACATTCCCTCTATGTGATTCTTCTCAGGGGGATCCTGTTTGTAGTCTTCTCTATTCTTGCGAAGCAATGAGCAGGCTTAATCTCCCAACTTCCACTTGTTGTGTTTACACTCCAGTTGATCTTGGGCCGTCGTTCGAGATGGATTTGGAGAAACTGCACTGCACATCTTACTCAGCTCTCTATGGTTTCAATGGTCAAGATGCCAATCCACAGGCCTGGAAATATGGAGTGGCATTGAAATACAAGTTCAATTTCAACAATGATTACCCTGAAATGTGTGCTAGTTGTGAAAAGACTAATGGAGTTTGTGGATATTGTGGTCCTTATAATTCTTTTATTTGCAACTGTCCAAGTGGAGTTAACACAACAACAGATTGTTTTCTTGGAGTACCCTGGAATAACAGTTTTAGAACTGTCCCTTGGCAAACTG GGCTATTGTTGATCAATGCCTTGGGATGGTATATCACTTTGGCTTTGATGTAG